A part of Cydia amplana chromosome 24, ilCydAmpl1.1, whole genome shotgun sequence genomic DNA contains:
- the LOC134658973 gene encoding uncharacterized protein LOC134658973, with protein MDNPAQGLNPEMAPITGPHKGASGAGSSTSPDWEEPMEGQYRAEAASKKRPHEGNRVLDYETHVGSGPKVSTSLRGRAKAMAKKASIGHFTGLAAAKARLKAYKEDLLLEVLDSQEGKGKGVVPPLLLRRSQGDNKKKGDKEPWMVSPSPSPSQEMTECSPPLYTGTDYIEIVREATHIILEAAGKSGNLNGQVWGKLNQACRDILAATDVLADRVEDEELRALKEDNNRMREQLAQCQSEMKALRRAFSERTIQPSQAPTAQCDQATDFSEALKEALKELKEDLKRDLTITMGNMISARTGHFPEPVPRPPLAADRNKKIANQPEPLSGAPPSRAVTGAPPIRQPKAPVAQPSAPATKKRANSAPRQKTVKEPSASPPSQPATKTQEPAESWTQVVRKGNGKSAKPPSPPAAPARKPAPAGPRKLVVPATAAIVMALKPESEATYASILYKVTKSVKLADVGVEHVKVRKTAAGARILEVSGSDNGRAADELCRKMTEVIGEEARVYRPTKMADLRISGLDEAATQEEIAGAIAKMGECSINEVKVGSIRAQYNGTVSTLAQCPITAAKRVTAAGRLQIGWSSALVVALDPTPMRCFRCMGTGHTRALCPSPVDRSGLCFRCSRPDHKRVDCKAETAFCSVCHAAKRPAGHIMGGFSCTPPPAKGKEALLKTQRAPTMSNIDQRACEGQNMDI; from the coding sequence atggataaCCCCGCGCAGGGGTTGAACCCGGAGATGGCTCCAATCACTGGGCCCCATAAAGGGGCTTCAGGGGCGGGTTCTTCGACCTCGCCCGACTGGGAGGAACCTATGGAGGGCCAGTACAGGGCTGAGGCCGCCTCCAAGAAGAGGCCCCATGAGGGAAACCGGGTCCTGGATTATGAGACTCACGTTGGGAGCGGGCCTAAAGTTAGCACCTCGCTGAGGGGTAGGGCCAAGGCCATGGCGAAGAAAGCCTCCATAGGCCACTTTACCGGCCTGGCAGCAGCCAAGGCCAGACTGAAGGCCTATAAGGAGGACTTGCTCTTGGAGGTGCTGGACAGCCAGGAGGGAAAGGGAAAGGGAGTGGTCCCCCCTTTACTCCTGAGAAGGTCCCAgggggacaacaaaaagaagGGGGATAAGGAGCCGTGGATGGTGAGCCCGTCCCCTTCTCCAAGTCAAGAAATGACAGAATGCAGCCCGCCCCTATACACAGGGACGGACTACATAGAAATAGTGCGGGAGGCGACCCATATTATCCTAGAGGCTGCCGGAAAATCCGGCAACCTAAATGGACAAGTCTGGGGCAAACTGAACCAGGCCTGCCGGGACATCCTGGCGGCGACAGACGTCCTGGCGGATAGAGTAGAGGACGAGGAGTTGCGGGCCTTGAAGGAGGATAATAACCGAATGCGGGAGCAACTGGCCCAATGTCAGTCCGAGATGAAGGCCCTTCGTAGAGCCTTCTCTGAGAGGACGATCCAGCCCTCACAGGCCCCGACGGCCCAATGCGACCAGGCGACGGACTTTTCTGAGGCCCTCAAAGAGGCCCTCAAGGAATTAAAGGAGGACCTGAAGCGGGACCTTACAATTACCATGGGAAACATGATCTCGGCCCGCACGGGCCATTTCCCCGAGCCGGTCCCCCGCCCTCCTCTCGCTGCGGACAGGAATAAGAAGATTGCGAACCAGCCGGAACCTCTCTCTGGGGCGCCGCCCTCAAGGGCAGTGACAGGTGCGCCGCCCATAAGGCAGCCTAAGGCCCCTGTGGCCCAGCCTTCGGCACCAGCGACCAAGAAGAGGGCTAACTCTGCTCCTAGGCAGAAGACGGTGAAGGAGCCTAGTGCCTCTCCACCCTCGCAGCCGGCAACAAAAACGCAGGAGCCTGCTGAGTCTTGGACGCAGGTTGTCAGGAAGGGCAATGGCAAATCCGCCAAGCCCCCTTCCCCCCCTGCCGCCCCGGCTCGGAAACCGGCACCAGCAGGCCCGCGGAAGCTGGTTGTGCCCGCCACGGCCGCGATCGTGATGGCCTTGAAGCCGGAGTCTGAGGCGACATACGCCTCAATTTTGTATAAGGTCACCAAATCGGTGAAGCTTGCTGATGTGGGTGTAGAGCACGTCAAGGTCCGCAAAACAGCTGCTGGGGCCAGGATACTTGAGGTGTCCGGGTCCGACAATGGTAGGGCGGCTGACGAACTCTGCCGAAAAATGACGGAGGTGATCGGAGAGGAAGCCCGAGTATACAGGCccaccaaaatggcggacttacgcATTTCGGGCCTAGATGAGGCAGCCACTCAGGAAGAGATCGCGGGAGCAATCGCTAAAATGGGAGAGTGCTCAATAAATGAGGTTAAGGTGGGATCGATCAGGGCCCAATATAATGGGACAGTGTCGACTCTGGCACAGTGCCCTATAACGGCAGCCAAGAGGGTCACCGCAGCGGGTCGACTTCAAATAGGATGGTCCTCGGCTCTGGTAGTGGCGCTGGACCCAACACCGATGAGGTGCTTCAGGTGCATGGGCACGGGGCACACCAGAGCACTATGCCCGTCGCCAGTAGACAGGAGCGGGCTCTGCTTCCGGTGTAGCAGGCCGGACCACAAGAGGGTGGACTGCAAGGCGGAGACTGCCTTTTGCTCGGTATGTCATGCGGCCAAACGTCCAGCGGGACACATAATGGGTGGCTTTTCTTGTACGCCCCCACCAGCAAAAGGCAAAGAGGCTCTTCTGAAGACCCAAAGAGCCCCTACAATGAGTAACATCGACCAACGGGCCTGTGAGGGacaaaatatggatatttaG